One genomic segment of Arthrobacter sp. zg-Y1110 includes these proteins:
- a CDS encoding HdeD family acid-resistance protein produces MSASGSEFHQGFALDAMNLTKSVVRGIRLGLGITGLVSVILGLLVLFWPGATLEVLAVLFGLYFVIAGAVRILLGVFTGLGGGLKILNILVGLALLVVGVIAIRNPTETLTALGLVIGIAWIVEGVMALAESDRGGSRWFAIVLGILSILAGIVVLFLPLETLAVLVIYGGIFLVVLGAIQIVRAFAFGRGMPRNA; encoded by the coding sequence ATGTCCGCATCAGGCAGCGAGTTCCATCAAGGGTTTGCGTTGGACGCCATGAACCTGACCAAGTCCGTCGTGCGCGGAATCCGCCTCGGATTGGGCATCACCGGGCTGGTTTCGGTGATCCTGGGACTGCTTGTCCTCTTCTGGCCCGGAGCGACGCTCGAGGTGCTCGCAGTCCTCTTTGGCCTGTATTTCGTGATTGCCGGTGCCGTCCGCATTCTGCTCGGCGTTTTCACCGGCTTGGGCGGAGGGTTGAAGATCCTCAACATCCTGGTGGGCCTGGCCCTGCTGGTGGTCGGCGTGATCGCCATCCGCAACCCCACGGAAACCCTGACGGCACTCGGCCTGGTGATCGGGATCGCCTGGATCGTGGAGGGCGTGATGGCCCTGGCCGAGTCCGACCGCGGCGGGTCCCGCTGGTTCGCCATTGTGCTGGGGATCCTGAGCATCCTCGCCGGGATAGTGGTGCTCTTCCTCCCCCTGGAAACTCTGGCGGTCCTGGTGATTTACGGCGGGATCTTCCTTGTGGTCCTGGGCGCCATCCAGATTGTCCGCGCCTTTGCCTTCGGCCGGGGCATGCCCCGAAACGCTTGA
- a CDS encoding ammonium transporter, translated as MDSGNTAWLLASSALVCLMIPGIAFFYGGMVGSRRILNMMMMCFGGASLVAVLWVLYGYSAAFGDSLGGMGLLGDPLEYLGLSALLTEDPAASIPVALFAAFQLMFACVTTALVAGSAAGRMKFGAWMVFAGLWATLVYFPVAHWVFAFDNAEGTVVGGWIANQLGAIDFAGGTAVHLNAGVAALALALVLGRSKGWPHSHGQPHSRPLILLGASLLWIGWYGFNAGSALSAGHSAAVVFLNTAVAAAAGMLGWMLMERLRLGRSSSLGAASGLIAALVAITPACGAVSPLGAVAIGAIAGLVCSLAIEMKFRLGFDDSLDVVGVHAVGGLLGTLLIGLFATDAAPNGVSGLFYGGGFSLLGSQALACGAVLIYSFVVTWVIAKVLQLTIGLRIPEESELKGIDLMAHSESAYLNDEEPVELGAPTRT; from the coding sequence ATGGACTCTGGAAACACAGCCTGGCTGCTGGCCAGTTCCGCATTGGTCTGCCTGATGATCCCCGGGATCGCCTTCTTCTACGGCGGCATGGTGGGCTCACGGCGGATCCTGAACATGATGATGATGTGCTTTGGCGGGGCCAGCCTCGTGGCCGTCCTTTGGGTGCTTTACGGCTATTCCGCAGCGTTCGGCGACTCGCTGGGCGGCATGGGCCTGCTGGGCGACCCGCTGGAGTACCTCGGCCTCTCCGCACTCCTTACTGAAGATCCGGCCGCGTCCATCCCGGTGGCCCTGTTCGCTGCCTTCCAGCTGATGTTCGCGTGCGTAACCACCGCCCTGGTGGCCGGGTCCGCGGCCGGACGGATGAAGTTCGGCGCCTGGATGGTCTTCGCCGGGCTCTGGGCCACGCTGGTCTACTTCCCGGTGGCGCACTGGGTCTTCGCTTTTGACAACGCGGAGGGCACCGTCGTCGGCGGCTGGATCGCCAACCAGCTCGGCGCCATTGACTTCGCCGGAGGCACCGCCGTACACCTGAACGCCGGTGTCGCTGCACTGGCCCTGGCGCTGGTCCTGGGCCGCAGCAAAGGCTGGCCGCACTCGCACGGGCAGCCGCACAGCCGCCCGCTGATCCTGCTGGGGGCAAGCCTGCTCTGGATCGGCTGGTACGGCTTCAACGCCGGTTCCGCCCTCAGCGCCGGCCACTCCGCCGCCGTCGTTTTCCTGAATACCGCAGTTGCCGCAGCCGCCGGCATGCTCGGCTGGATGCTGATGGAACGCCTGCGGCTGGGACGCTCCTCAAGTCTGGGTGCGGCGTCGGGCCTGATCGCAGCCCTGGTGGCCATCACGCCCGCCTGCGGCGCGGTCAGCCCCCTGGGCGCCGTCGCCATCGGCGCGATCGCCGGACTGGTCTGCTCCTTGGCCATCGAGATGAAGTTCCGCCTCGGCTTCGACGATTCCCTGGACGTGGTGGGAGTCCACGCCGTCGGCGGCCTGCTGGGCACCCTGCTGATCGGTTTGTTCGCCACGGACGCGGCGCCCAACGGTGTCAGCGGCCTCTTCTACGGCGGCGGTTTCTCCCTGCTCGGCAGCCAGGCACTCGCCTGCGGAGCCGTGCTCATTTACTCCTTCGTGGTGACGTGGGTGATTGCCAAGGTGCTCCAGCTGACCATCGGCCTGCGCATCCCCGAAGAGAGCGAACTCAAGGGAATCGACCTCATGGCCCACTCCGAATCCGCCTACCTGAATGATGAAGAACCCGTGGAGCTCGGCGCACCGACCCGAACCTAG
- a CDS encoding thiamine pyrophosphate-requiring protein, translated as MSERLVADLIVERLKAWNVDRVFGYSGDGINTVLGAMRRSGDPEFIQVRHEENAAFMAVGHAKYTGGVGVMMSTQGPGAIHLLNGLYDARLDGAPVVAIVGQQSRSVLGSSYMQEVDLMNLTRDVASAFRQQINSPEQVPLVLDRAFKKALATGTPAVVIIPHDVQQAPAPDLEQEHGILNTVPVFSPARTSPDPADIRAAADLINSGERVALLVGQGARNARAQVAALAEKIGAGITTSLLGKPYVDETLPLAAGTMGHLGTSSAGYVMDNCDTLLIIGSSDPWTEFYPKPGTARGVQIDRDASAIGNRYPVEVGITGDTVASLDALIPLLEAKPDTPWRGQVEESVRRWHELARVRAMTPADPVNPERVVYELNRRLPDNAQVAVDVGSSVYWYARQLHLPEGVPAHLSSTLASMGCAVPYGLAAKLAYPDRPVVALSGDGAMQMAGVTELITLSRLWQKWEDPRFVLCVLNNRELAEVTWEQREMEGDPRFEDSQSLPDFKYAEYAKLLGLESIRVEDPELLGEAWDVALAATRPFLIEVVTDPAVPLLPPFPSGAAQAETMKDGLAQEGAAGEHSRRLLDIYLEQEEGLYRDL; from the coding sequence ATGAGTGAGCGGCTCGTAGCGGATCTGATTGTCGAACGCCTGAAGGCCTGGAATGTGGACCGGGTGTTCGGCTACAGCGGAGACGGCATCAATACGGTCCTGGGCGCGATGCGCCGCAGCGGCGACCCCGAGTTCATCCAGGTCCGGCACGAGGAAAACGCAGCATTTATGGCGGTGGGGCATGCGAAGTACACCGGCGGGGTAGGGGTGATGATGTCCACCCAGGGGCCCGGCGCCATCCATCTGCTCAACGGCCTGTACGACGCCCGGCTGGACGGGGCACCCGTGGTGGCCATTGTCGGGCAGCAGTCCCGCAGCGTGCTGGGGTCCTCGTACATGCAGGAAGTGGACCTGATGAACCTGACGCGGGATGTTGCGTCGGCGTTCCGTCAGCAGATCAATTCCCCCGAGCAGGTCCCGCTGGTGCTGGACCGCGCGTTCAAGAAGGCGCTGGCCACCGGCACGCCCGCCGTCGTCATCATCCCGCATGACGTGCAGCAGGCCCCGGCCCCGGACCTGGAACAGGAGCACGGCATCCTCAACACCGTTCCCGTGTTCAGCCCCGCGCGGACCTCGCCGGACCCGGCGGACATCCGGGCCGCCGCGGACCTGATCAATTCCGGCGAGCGGGTGGCCCTGCTCGTGGGGCAGGGTGCACGGAATGCCCGCGCCCAGGTCGCCGCCCTGGCCGAGAAGATCGGTGCGGGCATCACCACCAGCCTGCTCGGCAAACCGTACGTGGATGAAACCCTGCCGCTGGCCGCCGGAACCATGGGACACCTTGGCACCAGTTCCGCCGGCTACGTGATGGACAACTGCGACACCCTGCTGATCATCGGCTCCAGCGACCCGTGGACCGAGTTCTACCCAAAGCCGGGGACGGCGCGCGGGGTGCAGATTGACCGGGATGCTTCCGCAATCGGGAACCGCTACCCGGTGGAGGTCGGCATCACCGGAGACACCGTAGCCAGCCTGGATGCCCTGATCCCGTTGCTGGAAGCTAAACCGGATACTCCCTGGCGGGGGCAGGTGGAGGAAAGCGTACGCCGCTGGCACGAACTGGCCCGCGTACGGGCCATGACGCCCGCCGATCCGGTGAACCCCGAACGCGTGGTCTACGAGCTGAACCGGCGCCTGCCGGACAACGCACAGGTGGCGGTCGACGTCGGCAGCTCCGTGTACTGGTACGCCCGGCAGCTGCACCTTCCGGAGGGCGTGCCCGCGCACCTGTCCAGCACGCTGGCCAGCATGGGCTGCGCCGTGCCGTACGGACTGGCCGCGAAGCTGGCGTATCCGGACCGGCCGGTCGTGGCGCTCTCCGGAGACGGCGCCATGCAGATGGCCGGAGTGACCGAACTGATCACCCTGAGCCGGCTCTGGCAGAAGTGGGAGGATCCGCGGTTCGTTCTCTGCGTGCTGAACAACCGCGAGCTGGCCGAGGTCACCTGGGAACAGCGCGAAATGGAGGGCGATCCGCGGTTCGAGGACAGCCAGTCGCTGCCGGACTTCAAGTACGCGGAGTACGCCAAGCTGCTGGGACTGGAAAGCATCCGGGTGGAGGATCCGGAGCTCCTGGGTGAAGCCTGGGACGTGGCGCTCGCCGCCACCCGGCCGTTCCTGATCGAAGTGGTCACCGATCCCGCGGTGCCGCTGCTTCCGCCCTTCCCCAGCGGCGCCGCCCAGGCCGAAACCATGAAGGACGGCCTGGCGCAGGAGGGTGCCGCGGGCGAGCATTCACGCCGGCTGCTGGACATCTACCTGGAGCAGGAAGAAGGCCTGTACCGGGATCTCTGA
- a CDS encoding AraC family transcriptional regulator, producing MPIPVPMNDSAPLGTPEGARRTSRFSTAQAPLRQRLDLWEEYNEQALFGLRCSTLSERSLLATQTNLALPRIRLTHINGNDHVIERAPENIRRNPVDAVMLCLLLEGKAFFYHDAGCETLAAGEAVVYDANRPFMYGFSTDMRQVIVEVPRTVLREQSAREEYFRPRVLRIAGSPAATHANTTANAVLGAFRDPVEDTDELERSVLEMFSIITGEPGAAPSLAYLAAARDYIGTHLGRPALSLAQIARAVGISERHLTRVFAEAGTSPARYVLETRLTRAQQLLADPAHAATSIAAIAASVGFVSAAHFSRAFRLEYGCTPRDARLSAAARQAE from the coding sequence GTGCCGATTCCCGTTCCGATGAACGATTCCGCACCCCTCGGCACCCCTGAAGGAGCCCGCCGGACAAGCCGGTTTTCCACCGCGCAGGCGCCGCTGCGGCAACGGCTGGATTTATGGGAGGAATACAACGAGCAGGCACTGTTCGGGCTGCGCTGCAGCACCCTCTCGGAACGCAGCCTCCTGGCCACCCAAACCAACCTTGCACTGCCCCGGATCCGGCTTACGCATATCAACGGGAATGACCATGTAATTGAACGCGCGCCGGAGAATATCCGCAGGAACCCGGTCGACGCCGTAATGCTCTGCCTGCTGCTCGAGGGGAAGGCGTTTTTCTACCACGACGCCGGCTGCGAAACCCTGGCGGCAGGGGAAGCCGTCGTTTATGACGCCAACCGGCCTTTTATGTACGGCTTTTCCACGGATATGCGCCAGGTGATTGTGGAGGTACCCCGCACGGTGCTGCGCGAGCAGTCGGCACGCGAAGAGTACTTCCGTCCGCGGGTGCTCCGCATCGCCGGGTCACCCGCCGCCACGCACGCCAACACCACTGCCAACGCGGTGCTTGGGGCCTTCCGGGATCCGGTTGAAGATACGGACGAGCTGGAACGGAGCGTGCTGGAAATGTTCTCCATCATTACCGGCGAGCCCGGGGCCGCGCCTTCGCTGGCCTATCTCGCAGCCGCCCGCGATTACATCGGAACACATCTGGGCCGGCCGGCCCTGTCCCTGGCCCAGATAGCCCGCGCCGTGGGGATCAGCGAGCGCCACCTGACCCGGGTTTTCGCAGAAGCAGGTACCAGCCCGGCCCGGTATGTACTGGAGACCCGGCTGACCCGTGCCCAGCAGCTGCTGGCAGATCCGGCCCACGCCGCCACCTCCATCGCAGCAATCGCGGCGTCCGTCGGATTCGTTTCGGCCGCCCACTTCTCCCGGGCATTCCGTCTGGAGTACGGCTGCACACCCCGCGACGCCCGCCTTTCAGCGGCCGCACGCCAGGCGGAATAA
- a CDS encoding sugar ABC transporter substrate-binding protein, with protein sequence MKTSPRHLLGLLAVPALVLSLAACGDDAGTTSDAAETGSSSVDTAALETMLTDFQKPLEEEVPTESAAIAKDKSIVVIPCTYSSEACARGADAAMEAAESLGWETRMIDPAGNPEKARQAIDQAIQLGADGIIFTAAVGDQIDASLKQAREAGIFLVNSMSPADDRFDVEVVPDEEVSGKMMAAAIAQDSGGDAKILLTTDPAFPSITARTEAFEKWLPELCSGCEIVETIETQMSQLQSGLPPQIQATLTANPDIDYIWTHTGAAVVSTQATVERSANGEKIKMVSYDGNSANLNLIKDGKSQFADVIKPMEHTGYLSVHEMNNLFANGASGHQVIEMPKRMVLQETLPELPWTGDSDWKSAFTALWENAG encoded by the coding sequence ATGAAAACCTCTCCCCGCCACCTGCTCGGGCTGCTCGCTGTCCCGGCACTGGTCCTGTCCCTTGCCGCCTGCGGTGACGATGCCGGCACAACGTCCGACGCCGCCGAAACCGGTTCCTCGTCAGTGGACACAGCGGCGCTCGAGACCATGCTCACCGACTTCCAGAAGCCCCTCGAAGAAGAGGTGCCGACGGAGTCCGCGGCCATCGCGAAAGACAAGAGCATCGTGGTCATCCCCTGCACCTATTCGTCCGAAGCCTGCGCCCGCGGAGCCGACGCTGCGATGGAAGCGGCTGAATCCCTTGGCTGGGAAACCCGCATGATCGATCCGGCCGGCAATCCGGAAAAAGCCCGCCAGGCCATCGACCAGGCGATCCAGCTCGGTGCCGACGGCATCATCTTCACCGCCGCCGTAGGCGACCAGATCGATGCTTCGCTGAAGCAGGCCCGGGAAGCCGGCATTTTCCTGGTCAACAGCATGTCCCCCGCCGATGACCGCTTCGACGTCGAGGTTGTGCCGGATGAGGAGGTCTCGGGCAAGATGATGGCTGCGGCCATCGCCCAGGACAGCGGCGGAGACGCGAAGATCCTGCTCACCACCGACCCGGCCTTCCCGTCCATCACGGCGCGCACCGAGGCGTTCGAGAAGTGGCTCCCCGAGCTTTGCTCCGGCTGCGAGATCGTCGAGACCATCGAAACGCAGATGTCCCAGCTGCAGTCCGGACTGCCGCCGCAGATCCAGGCCACCCTGACCGCCAACCCGGACATCGACTACATCTGGACGCACACCGGTGCCGCCGTCGTCTCCACCCAGGCCACCGTGGAGCGCAGCGCCAACGGCGAGAAGATCAAGATGGTTTCCTACGACGGCAACTCCGCCAACCTGAACCTGATCAAGGACGGCAAGAGCCAGTTCGCGGACGTCATCAAGCCGATGGAGCACACGGGCTACCTGTCCGTGCATGAGATGAACAACCTCTTCGCCAACGGTGCCAGCGGGCACCAGGTCATCGAGATGCCCAAACGCATGGTGCTGCAGGAGACCCTGCCCGAGCTGCCGTGGACGGGTGACTCCGACTGGAAGTCAGCCTTCACGGCTCTGTGGGAGAACGCGGGCTAG
- a CDS encoding sugar ABC transporter ATP-binding protein: MEHTAALSIRGISKTFTGQRALDGVSLDIQTGKVTALLGMNGSGKSTLIKILAGVYAPDPGGSLSVRGKDLQLPLTPAAAHAAGLRFLHQDLGLVDALTIADNFALSDGFFTRTAFSPVKLRKEHAHVAATLELLGIDEHPGRLVGDLTPSTRTMVGIARAFQHRSGSVDDGAPADVDALRRNILILDEPTASLPAHEADRVLALLDMLRGHGGTAVYVSHRIEEVRRIADNVAVLRDGLLVADEPLGERDAAAVVSLVIGRELESPAIRSAEEREGPVLLSTRALSGPRLDGIDLDVHAGEIVGVTGLVGCGRSELVRLIAGAQQPSAGSMTLAGKPYTPDSPAAAITSGVACVPQNRRRDGVVLDLGVGENLTLGRLRRYTRGPVINRAAEKAAAEDLSRRFLVKTASLAAPVRSLSGGNQQKVVVARAASGTPLLLLLDEPSQGVDALARQEISRLLQELADDGVAVLVASTDYDDFVGLADRVVVLDRGRIAAELSGPEITEDGIALACQTGAPA, translated from the coding sequence ATGGAGCACACCGCAGCCCTGAGCATCCGCGGAATCAGCAAGACCTTTACCGGACAACGGGCCCTCGACGGCGTCAGCCTCGACATCCAGACCGGCAAAGTGACCGCACTGTTGGGCATGAACGGCTCCGGAAAGTCGACGCTGATCAAGATCCTGGCCGGGGTCTACGCGCCGGATCCCGGCGGAAGCCTTTCGGTCCGCGGCAAGGACCTGCAACTGCCGCTTACACCCGCGGCCGCACACGCCGCAGGCCTGCGGTTCCTTCACCAGGACCTGGGACTCGTGGACGCGCTGACGATCGCCGACAACTTTGCGCTTTCCGACGGGTTCTTCACCCGCACCGCTTTTTCCCCGGTGAAGCTCCGGAAGGAACACGCCCACGTGGCAGCCACGTTGGAGCTCCTGGGCATCGACGAACATCCCGGCAGGCTGGTCGGTGACCTCACCCCCTCCACCCGCACCATGGTGGGCATCGCCCGCGCCTTCCAGCACCGCTCCGGGAGCGTCGACGACGGCGCCCCCGCCGACGTCGACGCGCTCCGCCGCAACATCCTGATCCTGGACGAGCCCACCGCCTCGCTGCCCGCGCACGAGGCAGACCGCGTCCTGGCCCTGCTGGACATGCTCCGCGGCCACGGCGGAACCGCCGTTTATGTCAGCCACCGGATCGAGGAGGTCCGCCGCATCGCGGACAATGTCGCCGTGCTCCGTGACGGCCTGCTCGTTGCGGACGAGCCGCTGGGCGAACGTGACGCCGCGGCGGTCGTTTCCCTGGTCATCGGCCGCGAATTGGAGTCCCCCGCCATCCGCAGCGCCGAGGAACGCGAAGGCCCGGTGCTGCTGAGCACCCGTGCACTCAGCGGACCCCGGCTGGACGGTATCGACCTGGATGTGCACGCCGGAGAGATCGTGGGGGTCACGGGCCTGGTCGGCTGCGGCCGCAGCGAACTGGTCCGTCTGATCGCCGGTGCCCAGCAGCCGTCCGCCGGGTCCATGACCTTGGCCGGCAAGCCGTACACACCGGATTCCCCTGCAGCCGCAATCACGTCGGGGGTGGCCTGCGTTCCGCAAAACCGCCGGCGGGACGGCGTCGTCCTGGACCTGGGGGTCGGAGAAAACCTGACGCTCGGGCGCCTGCGCCGGTATACCCGCGGACCGGTCATAAACCGCGCTGCGGAGAAGGCCGCCGCGGAGGACCTCTCCCGCCGCTTCCTGGTGAAGACCGCGTCCCTCGCCGCACCTGTGCGCAGCCTCTCCGGCGGCAACCAGCAGAAAGTGGTTGTTGCACGCGCAGCGAGCGGCACGCCGTTGCTGCTGCTGCTGGATGAACCCTCCCAGGGGGTTGACGCACTGGCCCGGCAGGAGATCAGCCGGCTGCTTCAGGAACTTGCCGACGACGGCGTGGCAGTCCTGGTCGCCAGCACCGACTACGACGACTTCGTCGGCCTGGCGGACCGCGTGGTGGTCCTGGACCGCGGCCGGATTGCCGCCGAGCTCTCCGGGCCGGAAATCACCGAGGACGGAATCGCCCTCGCCTGCCAGACCGGCGCACCGGCTTAG
- a CDS encoding ABC transporter permease: MNLRLNPGILMKNYGIVVFLVLMIAVFALLMPDTFATSGNFRQILADQAVPGILALAVILPLAAGEFDLSVGANLGICTITGIVLAGTGLPLPLILLATLALGMLIGAINAFMTIVVGVNAFIATLGMATILAGLNLLLTNSTLITHSSDAFSALTGLRLPGGLQVVVFYFLAAALILWFVLERTPFGRYLRATGLGRDAAELSGVRTKRYLAAAFIGAGLLGGLAGTLQASRAGNATPDLGPEFLLPAYAAAFLGATAIRAGYFNVWGTVTGVYLLAVGANGLVILGAKTWVTNVFNGVALLIAVSAATLVQRRKTRAVRPASAAAGSAPAETPPGQGASTPA; this comes from the coding sequence GTGAACCTCCGCCTCAACCCCGGCATCCTCATGAAGAACTACGGCATCGTAGTCTTCCTGGTACTGATGATCGCCGTCTTCGCGCTGCTTATGCCGGATACCTTCGCGACGTCCGGCAACTTCCGGCAGATCCTCGCCGACCAGGCGGTCCCGGGCATCCTGGCACTGGCCGTCATCCTGCCGCTGGCCGCCGGAGAGTTCGACCTTTCCGTGGGTGCCAACCTCGGCATCTGCACCATCACCGGAATAGTCCTGGCCGGTACCGGCCTGCCGCTGCCGCTGATCCTGCTCGCCACGCTTGCCCTGGGGATGCTGATCGGCGCCATCAACGCGTTCATGACCATCGTCGTCGGCGTCAACGCCTTTATTGCGACCCTGGGCATGGCCACCATCCTGGCCGGATTGAACCTGCTGCTGACCAATTCCACGCTGATCACCCATTCCTCCGATGCGTTCTCGGCCCTGACCGGGCTCCGCCTGCCCGGCGGGCTGCAGGTAGTTGTGTTCTACTTCCTCGCCGCGGCCCTCATCCTCTGGTTCGTCCTGGAACGCACTCCCTTCGGCCGGTACCTGCGGGCCACCGGTTTGGGGCGCGACGCCGCCGAACTTTCCGGGGTGCGCACCAAGAGATACCTGGCCGCGGCCTTCATCGGCGCCGGACTGCTCGGCGGACTTGCCGGAACGCTGCAGGCGTCCCGCGCTGGAAATGCGACGCCGGACCTTGGCCCGGAATTCCTGCTGCCGGCCTACGCCGCTGCGTTCCTGGGTGCCACGGCCATCCGTGCCGGCTACTTCAACGTCTGGGGCACTGTAACGGGCGTGTACCTGCTTGCCGTCGGAGCCAACGGGCTGGTCATCCTGGGTGCCAAGACCTGGGTTACCAACGTTTTCAACGGGGTAGCTTTGCTGATCGCCGTCTCAGCCGCCACCCTGGTGCAGCGCCGCAAGACGCGGGCGGTGCGTCCGGCCTCCGCGGCAGCGGGTTCCGCCCCGGCAGAAACACCACCCGGCCAAGGTGCTTCCACCCCGGCCTGA
- a CDS encoding benzaldehyde dehydrogenase — translation MSILATSAWHGKIHTDSWTAGSGGVIDVVEPATGLVLGAVGAADRADALAAATRAAAAQQAWAQTKPEERAAVLRRAGMLFEDHAKEIQGWIIRETGGIEAKAALETHIAANECFEAAALPAHPAGEVLTSNENRWSFARRRAAGVVSVISPFNFPLILSIRSVAPALALGNAVLLKPDPRTSVSGGVSIMRIFELAGLPAGVLQLLPGGADVGQALVEAPEVRIISFTGSTAAGRKVGETAGRLLKRAHLELGGNNALIVLPGADVELAASAGAFGSFMHQGQICMTTGRHLVHESLLEEYIDRLSAKARALPVGDPHTGSVALGPIIDERQRDNIDRLVRAAKDAGARIAAGGNYEGLFYQPTVLTELTPDNPAWTEEIFGPVAPVLGFSTVDEAVELANASEYGLSVGVLGEVGMAMEVADRMISGKVHINEQTVSDEANSPFGGMGASGTGSRFGGAGANIEAFTETQWLTMRPGIAGYPF, via the coding sequence ATGTCCATCCTCGCCACATCCGCCTGGCACGGAAAAATCCACACCGATTCCTGGACGGCCGGGTCCGGCGGCGTTATCGACGTCGTCGAACCCGCCACCGGGCTTGTCCTGGGTGCCGTTGGGGCAGCGGACCGCGCCGATGCCCTTGCCGCCGCAACCCGGGCGGCTGCCGCGCAGCAGGCATGGGCACAGACCAAGCCGGAGGAGCGTGCCGCGGTGCTGCGGCGGGCGGGGATGCTCTTCGAGGACCATGCCAAGGAAATCCAAGGATGGATCATTCGCGAGACCGGGGGAATTGAGGCCAAGGCGGCGCTGGAGACCCACATTGCCGCCAACGAATGCTTCGAAGCGGCTGCGCTTCCCGCCCACCCGGCCGGGGAAGTGCTGACCTCCAATGAAAACCGCTGGTCCTTCGCTCGGCGCCGGGCTGCCGGCGTCGTGTCGGTGATTTCCCCCTTCAACTTCCCCCTGATCCTCTCCATCCGGTCGGTGGCGCCGGCCCTGGCGCTCGGCAACGCCGTCCTGCTGAAGCCGGACCCCCGCACCAGCGTCTCCGGCGGTGTGTCCATCATGCGCATCTTCGAACTGGCCGGCCTTCCTGCCGGAGTCCTGCAGCTGCTCCCCGGGGGTGCCGACGTCGGGCAGGCCCTGGTGGAAGCCCCGGAGGTACGCATCATCTCCTTCACGGGTTCCACGGCGGCCGGGCGCAAGGTCGGCGAGACTGCGGGCCGCCTGCTCAAGCGCGCCCACCTGGAGCTGGGCGGCAACAACGCCCTGATCGTGCTGCCCGGCGCCGACGTTGAGCTGGCTGCGTCTGCCGGAGCCTTCGGTTCCTTTATGCACCAAGGACAGATCTGCATGACCACCGGACGCCACCTGGTCCACGAATCCCTGCTGGAGGAGTACATCGACAGGCTCTCGGCCAAAGCCCGGGCGCTGCCGGTCGGGGATCCGCACACCGGCAGCGTAGCGTTGGGCCCGATCATCGACGAGCGCCAGCGCGACAACATTGACCGCCTGGTACGGGCGGCCAAGGACGCCGGTGCCCGGATTGCGGCGGGTGGAAACTATGAGGGCCTCTTCTACCAGCCCACTGTCTTGACCGAGCTGACCCCGGACAACCCCGCGTGGACGGAGGAGATCTTCGGGCCGGTGGCCCCCGTGCTGGGGTTCTCGACCGTCGATGAGGCGGTCGAGCTGGCCAATGCCTCCGAATACGGCCTCTCCGTGGGCGTGCTGGGTGAGGTGGGAATGGCGATGGAGGTGGCAGACCGCATGATCTCGGGGAAAGTGCACATCAACGAACAAACCGTCTCCGATGAAGCCAATTCACCGTTCGGCGGGATGGGCGCTTCCGGCACGGGTTCCCGTTTCGGCGGGGCGGGCGCCAACATCGAAGCGTTTACCGAAACGCAGTGGCTGACCATGCGGCCCGGAATTGCCGGATATCCCTTCTAG
- a CDS encoding dihydrofolate reductase family protein, translating to MPKVIYYVASSLDGFIATDDNRLDWLLQFGFEAFQDHYNRFMADVGAVVMGADTYRWVRAEQPDSWEYTQPCWVLTHGEESGPAEGDVRFASGDVREVLRAARDAAGEGNIWVVGGGNVAAQFAEAGLLDELWITYMPVALGTGRRLLPVSGPTAPMRLIASTQFNGGAAELRYAVGKVQ from the coding sequence ATGCCCAAGGTCATCTATTACGTCGCATCCTCCCTGGACGGTTTTATTGCCACCGATGACAACCGGCTGGACTGGCTGCTCCAGTTCGGTTTCGAGGCGTTCCAGGACCACTACAACCGGTTTATGGCCGACGTCGGCGCGGTGGTTATGGGGGCGGACACCTACCGCTGGGTCCGGGCGGAGCAACCGGACAGCTGGGAGTACACCCAGCCGTGCTGGGTACTCACGCACGGGGAAGAGTCCGGCCCGGCGGAGGGGGACGTCCGGTTTGCCTCCGGTGACGTACGCGAGGTGCTCCGGGCTGCTCGGGACGCGGCAGGAGAAGGGAACATCTGGGTAGTGGGCGGCGGCAATGTGGCGGCACAGTTCGCCGAGGCCGGGCTGCTGGACGAACTGTGGATCACTTACATGCCGGTGGCGCTGGGCACCGGGCGGCGCCTGCTGCCGGTGTCCGGCCCCACCGCACCCATGCGCCTGATCGCCAGCACGCAGTTCAACGGCGGCGCCGCCGAGCTCCGCTACGCCGTGGGGAAAGTGCAGTAG